One part of the Lotus japonicus ecotype B-129 chromosome 2, LjGifu_v1.2 genome encodes these proteins:
- the LOC130737601 gene encoding protein trichome birefringence-like 19 yields the protein MKFSTDEVPNGKFYARIKTPKSVMLVPFTMLLLMLPLSLMRNSHESSSPVLSSVSNLNITETEKRCDIFSGKWIPHPEGPYYNNETCNLIIDQQNCIKFGRPDRDYLYWRWKPEECELPLFDANQFLNLVSGKKIAFVGDSVGRNQMRSLLCLLNHVSQPEDISHRYSSDVAYFKRYFYADYNFTLGNLWSPYFVRANDADQNGHSYNSIMKLHLDEVDEAWASQVESFDIVIISAGHWFFRPVLYYENNQLVGCNKCGMENVTDFGHYYGYKKAFRTAFRTLINLKNYKGDTFFRTFSPSHFENGDWNKGGNCARTRPFTKEEVKLDGYVLETYLTQVNEFKEAEKEARMRGLKFLMLNTTEIMLMRPDGHPNGYGHSMDKNVTLNDCVHWCLPGPVDTWNEFFLYMMNIETQTSTGSKVERVF from the exons ATGAAGTTTTCCACTGATGAGGTTCCCAATGGGAAGTTCTATGCACGTATAAAAACTCCAAAAAGTGTTATGCTGGTACCATTCACTATGCTCCTCCTTATGCTTCCTCTTTCTCTTATGAGAAACTCACATGAATCATCATCTCCAGTGTTATCTTCTGTCAGCAATTTGAACATCACAGAAACTGAAAAAAGATGTGACATCTTTTCTGGGAAATGGATTCCTCACCCTGAAGGACCTTATTACAACAATGAAACTTGCAATTTGATCATAGACCAGCAAAACTGCATCAAGTTTGGGAGGCCTGATAGAGATTACCTTTATTGGAGGTGGAAGCCAGAGGAATGTGAGCTTCCACTCTTTGATGCAAATCAATTCTTGAATCTTGTCAGTGGAAAGAAGATAGCCTTTGTTGGAGACTCAGTGGGGAGAAACCAGATGAGATCTTTGTTGTGCCTCCTTAATCAT GTGTCTCAACCAGAGGACATTTCTCATAGATATTCATCAGACGTGGCATATTTCAAACGCTATTTCTATGCTGATTACAATTTCACCCTTGGAAATTTATGGTCTCCCTATTTTGTGAGAGCCAATGATGCTGACCAAAATGGTCATTCTTATAATAGCATCATGAAGCTGCATCTAGATGAGGTAGATGAAGCTTGGGCAAGTCAAGTGGAAAGTTTTGACATTGTAATAATCTCAGCAGGACACTGGTTCTTTAGACCTGTATTGTACTATGAAAATAATCAACTTGTTGGATGCAACAAGTGTGGAATGGAAAATGTGACAGATTTTGGTCACTACTATGGATACAAGAAAGCATTCAGGACTGCATTTAGAACTCTTATAAATCTTAAAAATTATAAAGGGGATACATTTTTTAGGACATTTTCTCCATCTCACTTTGAGAATGGGGATTGGAACAAGGGAGGGAATTGTGCGAGGACAAGGCCATTCACTAAGGAGGAAGTGAAGCTGGATGGTTATGTTCTTGAAACATATTTGACACAAGTGAATGAATTTAAAGAAGCAGAAAAGGAAGCAAGAATGAGAGGTTTGAAGTTTTTGATGCTGAATACCACAGAGATCATGCTGATGAGGCCTGATGGACACCCCAATGGCTATGGACATTCTATGGATAAAAATGTGACACTAAATGATTGTGTTCACTGGTGCTTGCCTGGTCCTGTTGACACATGGAATGAGTTTTTTCTGTATATGATGAATATAGAAACCCAGACATCTACTGGATCAAAGGTAGAGAGAGTATTCTAG